A window of Tautonia plasticadhaerens contains these coding sequences:
- a CDS encoding SDR family oxidoreductase, producing MAFLVDGQTALVTGANRGIGKSIVEALIKHGANAVYAAVRDPESARPLVEAYGDRVRPVELDLTRPETISAAAGLARDVRLVVNNAGVLKAATARDDHAFESLAFELDANVFGLLRVAQAFLPVLKANGGGAFVQLNSVVSLKCFPQFSTYCASKAASYSLTQALRSLAAGDGVEILSVHPGPIATDMGHDAGLSEIAEPPGLVAEAIVAALAAGEFHVFPDSMARRIGGAYDSFAKGVIEAEMGEG from the coding sequence ATGGCATTCCTCGTGGACGGGCAGACGGCGCTGGTCACCGGCGCGAACCGGGGGATCGGAAAGTCCATCGTCGAGGCCCTGATCAAGCACGGCGCGAATGCGGTCTACGCGGCGGTCCGCGACCCCGAGTCGGCCCGGCCGCTCGTGGAGGCGTACGGCGACCGGGTCAGGCCGGTCGAGCTGGACCTGACCCGACCGGAGACGATCTCGGCCGCGGCCGGCCTCGCCAGGGACGTCCGGCTGGTCGTCAACAACGCGGGAGTCCTGAAGGCCGCGACGGCCCGGGACGACCACGCCTTCGAGTCGCTCGCCTTCGAGCTGGACGCAAATGTCTTCGGCCTGCTCCGGGTCGCCCAGGCCTTCCTGCCGGTCCTCAAGGCCAACGGCGGCGGCGCGTTCGTGCAGCTCAACTCCGTCGTCTCCCTGAAGTGCTTCCCCCAGTTCTCGACCTACTGCGCCTCGAAGGCCGCCTCCTACTCGCTGACCCAGGCGCTCCGGTCGCTGGCGGCCGGCGACGGGGTGGAGATCCTGAGCGTGCACCCGGGGCCGATCGCCACCGACATGGGCCACGACGCCGGCCTCTCCGAGATCGCCGAGCCCCCCGGTCTCGTCGCCGAGGCCATCGTCGCCGCCCTCGCCGCGGGCGAGTTCCACGTCTTCCCCGACTCGATGGCCAGGCGGATCGGCGGCGCCTACGACTCCTTCGCGAAGGGCGTCATCGAGGCGGAGATGGGCGAGGGCTGA